Within Thermococcus indicus, the genomic segment GCACGAGACCCAGCTCAAGGAGTTCAGGCGTAGGGCCAGGCGCCTCCTTGCCGCCCGCGGCAGGCAGGCTGAGGTTGAGAGGGCCCAGCTCCTCCAGAGGCTCAACAGGCTCGGCCTCCTTCCGGCCGATGCTGCTCTCGATGACGTTCTCTCCCTGACGGTTGAGGACGTCCTCGACAGGCGCCTTCAGACCCTCGTCTACAAGAAGGGCCTCGCCAGGACCATCGGACAGGCCAGGCAGCTCATAGTTCACGGCCACATCGAGATAAACGGCCAGATAATACGCTCTCCTGGCTACCTCGTCCTCAGGGAGGAGGAAGACACCATAACCTACTCGAAGACCTCTCCTTTCGCCAAGGAGAGCCACCCCGAGAGGATGGTTATTGAACAGGCTAAGCAGGGTGAGGCCTCATGAGCGAGCAGACCCAGCAGGTTAACCTCAAGAAGAAGGAGAAGTGGGGAGTTGCCCACATCTACTCCTCCTACAACAACACCATCATCCACATCACCGACCTCACCGGGGCCGAGACCGTCAGCAGGTGGAGCGGTGGTATGGTCGTCAAGGCCGACAGGGACGAGCCCTCCCCGTACGCGGCCATGATAGCCGCCAGGAGGGCCGCCGAGGAGGCCATGGAGAAGGGCTTCACCGGAGTCCACATCAAGGTCCGCGCCCCCGGTGGAAGCAGGAGCAAGAGCCCCGGACCGGGTGCCCAGGCCGCCATCCGTGCCCTCTCCAGGGCCGGCCTCAGGATCGGAAGGGTTGAGGACGCCACCCCAATTCCGCACGACGGCACCAGGCCGAAGGGCGGAAGAAGGGGCAGGCGCGTCTGATCCCCACAACTTCTTTTTTGGTGATGCCAATGGAGCCAAAGTTCCAGATTCTTGAGAAAAGGGAGGACTCGATTAAGTTCATCGTCGAGGGAGTTGATGTACCCTTCGCCAACGCCCTGAGGAGGACCATCCTCGCGGACGTCCCGACCTTTGCGGTGGATGAGGTTGAGTTCTTCGAGAACGACTCCGCCCTCTTCGACGAGATAATCGCCCACAGGGTGGGTATGATACCGCTCACCACCCCGGTTGAGAGGTTCTCGCTTGACGCCCTTGAGCTTGACGAGTACACGGTTACGCTCTCCCTCGAGGCAGAGGGTCCGGGAATGGTTTACTCCGGTGACCTTAAGAGCAGCGATGAGGGCGTGAAGCCCGCCAACCCCAATATCCCGATAGTCAAGCTCGCCGAGGGCCAGAGGCTTACGTTTAACGCCTACGCAAAACTCGGCCGTGGAAAGGACCACGCCAAGTGGCAGCCCGGTTTCGTCTACTACAAGTACCTCACCAGGATTCACGTGAGCAAGGAGGTCCCCGACTGGAAGGAGCTCAAGGAGCTCGCCGAGAGGCGCGGTCTTCCGGCTGAGGAGACCGACGAGGAGCTCGTTATAACCACGATCAAGGCGTTCTACCTCCCTCGGAAGTTTGACGCCTACGTGGGGGAGAAGATCAGAGAAGAAACCGTACCCAACGCCTTTGTCTTCACCGTCGAGACCAACGGCGAACTTCCGGTTGAGGAAATCGTGACCATAGCCCTCAAAATCCTCATGAGGAAGAGCGATAGATTTATAAGCGAACTCCATAAATTAGCGGACTGACGCGGGGGTAGCCGAGCCTGGCCAAAGGCGCGGGATTCAGGGTCCCGTCCCGTAGGGGTTCCGGGGTTCAAATCCCCGCCCCCGCACCAGTATTTACGCTCACCCCGTTGGACCTGTCGGTTTCCCACCTGCGAGAGAGCGTTAAGGAGGTATGTTCATGGTCAAGAGAACCGGACCCACTGACATCAACCTGAGGAGGCTCATCCGCTACCTCAGAAAGAAGTCTAACGAGGAAGGGGTTAAGATATGGAAGGACATAGCCTGGCGCCTTGAGGGGCCCAGGAGGCAGAGGGCCGAGGTGAACGTCAGCAGGATCAACCGCTACACCAAGGATGGCGACACCGTCATCGTTCCCGGAAACGTCCTCGGTGCAGGAAAGCTCGAGCACAAGGTCACCGTTGCCGCCTGGAAGTTCAGCGAGACGGCCAAGAAGAAGATAGTCGAGGCCGGTGGAGAGGTCCTCACCATTGAGGAGCTCATCGAGAGAAACCCGAAGGGTAGTGGAGTAATCATAATGGAGTGATGGGCCATGAGGATAATTAACGCTGAAGGACTCATACTCGGAAGACTTGCCTCGAAGGTCGCCAAGATGCTCCTTGAGGGCGAGGAGGTCGTCATAGTCAACGCCGAGAAGGCCATCATCACCGGAAACCGCGAGGACATCTTCGCCAAGTACAAGCAGAGAACCGGACTGAGGACCAGGACCAACCCGAGGAAGGGTCCGTTCTACCCGAAGAGGAGCGACGAGATAGTCAGGAGAACCGTCAGGGGAATGCTCCCCTGGAAGACCGACCGCGGAAGGAAGGCCTTCAAGAGGCTCAAGGTTTACGTCGGCGTTCCGAAGGAGTTCGAGGGCAGGGAGCTTGAGACGATAAGCGAGGCCCACAGCTCGAGGATCGCAACCCCGAAGTACGTTACCGTTGGCGAGGTTGCCAAGTTCCTCGGTGGAAAGTTCTGAGGTGAGAGAAGATGAAGGTCATCCAGACTGCTGGTAAGAGGAAGACGGCCATCGCGAGGGCCACCATCAGGGAAGGAAAGGGTCGCGTCAGGATCAACCACAAGCCGGTTGAGATAATCGAGCCGGAGATAGCGCGCTTCACCATAATGGAGCCGCTCGTCCTCGCCGGCGAGGAGATAGTCGGCAAGGTTGACATCGACGTCAAGGTTGAGGGCGGAGGCTTCATGGGACAGGCAGAGGCCGCGCGCGTCGCCATAGCCAGGGCCCTCGTCGAGTGGACCAACGACATGAACCTCAAGGACAAGTTCATGAAGTACGACAGGACCATGCTCGTCGGCGACAGCAGGAGAACCGAGATGCACAAGCCCAACCGCTCAACCAAGGGTCCGCGCGCCAAGAGGCAGAAGTCCTACCGCTGATGGCTTTCCTTTAATATTCATTCGAGAAGGTGATACGGGTGATAGTTCCCGTCAGGTGCTTCACGTGTGGAAAGGTCATAGGAGACAAATACTACGAGTTTAAGGCCCGCGTTGAGAAGGGCGAGGATCCCGAGAGGGTGCTCGACGACCTCGGGATCGAAAGGTACTGCTGCAGGAGGACCCTCCTCAGCCACGTCGAGCTCGTGGATAGTGCCATGAAGTACAGGGTGTATTAAAAACCGCACTTCTTGGGGGGCCGTGGGGTAGCTTGGTCTATCCTCCCGGCTTGGGGTGCCGGAGACCCGGGTTCAAATCCCGGCGGCCCCACCAAATGTTTGCAATGGATGTTTGATGCGGAATGTGGAAGGCAGGGGTGGTAGTCATGTTTAAGTATACCCGCTTTGAGAAGGCCCGTATCATCGGAGCAAGGGCCCTCCAGATAGCGATGGGTGCACCTATACTCATCGACGTCCCGGAAGGAATCACGCCGCTCGACGCCGCGATGCTCGAGTTTGAGAAAGGAATAATCCCGCTCACCGTAATAAGGCCGAGCTGATGAGAGATGACCGTGATAGAGAACGTGATCGGCAGGGTTGCGGTGCTCAAGGGTGGCAGATACTCCGTTGAAGTAGACGTCGTGACGAGTTCCGGCTTCGGTCGCTTTGCCGCGCCCGTGGACGAGAACCCGAGTCTCTACATAGCAGAGGCCCATCGTGCTGTGAGCGAGGTCGATGAGATAATAGGGCCCGAGCTCATAGGCTTTGATGCCAGCGAGCAGGAGCTCATAGACAGCTACCTCTGGGAGATAGACGGCACCGAGAACTTCAGCCACATAGGGGCAAACACTGCACTGGCGGTCTCAATGGCGGTCGCCAAGGCCGCGGCGAGCGTCAAGAGGATGCCCCTCTACAACTACATCGGCGGAACCTTCACCACCGAGCTGCCGGTTCCGATCCTTGAGATTGCGAGCGGTGAGGCCTTCGACTACTACGTCATGGTCAGGGACCTCATGGAGATAACCGACGTCGTCGATGCGGTTAACAAGGTCCTTGAAGGCGCGGAGACCGGTACTGTGGAGGCCTTCTCGAAGGCCACCGAAAAAGCAACCGACGAGCTCGGCCTCGAGGTTGCCCTCGGCCTCGTGCAGAGGGTTCCAGTGGATATGGAGGAAGTGCTCTCCATAGTCGAGGACAACAACGTGGCCTACATAAAGCCCCTCGGCGATGAGGAGCTGTTCCTCGAGCTAATCGCTGGTACCCACGAGGTGTTCGTTGACGGCGAGCACCTCTTCCGCGAGAAGGATATACTGGACAGGCGCTACTACAACGCCCTGTCGATAAAGCCGATAAACCTAGGCACGCTCACCGACTTATACAACCTCGTGAACGACGCGAAGTCGGAGAGGATAACCCCCATCCTCGCGGAGGCTCGCTACGAGTCCTCCGACGAGGCCCTGGCCCACGTTGCCGTGGGCCTTCGCTGCCCGGCGATGGTGCTCCGCAAGGATTCCATCGCCAAGCTGAACGAGCTGATTCGCATAGCCGAAGATTTGGGTGAAAGGGGTAGGATAATAACCTTTGAAGGATGAGGAGGTGTGAAGAATGGAGGAATACCTCGTTCCACTCGACCAGTACCTTGCTGCCGGTGTCCACATCGGAACCCAGCAGAAGACCCAGGACATGAAGAGGTTTATTTACCGTGTCAGGCAGGACGGCCTCTACGTGCTTGACGTCAGGAAGACCGACGAGAGGCTCAGGGTCGCCGGCAAGTTCCTCGCCAAGTTCGACCCCGAGAACATCCTTGCCGTCAGCGTCAGGCTCTACGGCCAGAAGCCGGTCAAGAAGTTCGGCGACGTCACCGGCGTCCGCTCGATACCAGGTCGTTTCCTCCCGGGAACCATGACCAACCCGCAGGTCAAGAACTTCATGGAGCCGGACGTCCTCATCGTCACTGACCCGAGGGCCGACCACCAGGCCATGAAGGAGGCCATCGAGATCGGCATACCGATAGTGGCCCTCGTCGACACCGAGAACTTCCTCAGCTACGTCGACGTTGCGATCCCGACCAACAACAAGGGTAGGAAGGCCCTTGCTCTCATCTACTGGATCCTCGCGAGGGAGATACTCTACAACAGGAAGGAGATCGAGAGCAGGGAGGACTTCAAGGTTCCGGTCGAGGACTTCGAGATGAGGATTATCAGGACCTGAGGGGAAGGTTTTTAATTCCCCTCGCTTTACTCACCCTCGCGCGGGGGTGCCCGAGCCTGGCCAAAGGGGGCGGACTTAAGATCCGCTGCCGAAGGGCTACGCGGGTTCGAATCCCGTCCCCCGCACCAAAGCTTTAAAAGCCGAGTCGTGTAGGTGAAGACGGTTTAAGATCATGAGGTGATCACAATGGCGAGATTCCCCGAGGCTGAGGCCAGAATCTTTAGGAAGTACGTGTGCATGCGCTGCGGTGCCACTAACCCGTG encodes:
- a CDS encoding 30S ribosomal protein S4 — protein: MGDPKRQRKRYETPSHPWIKERLDRERVLMKKYALKNKKELWRHETQLKEFRRRARRLLAARGRQAEVERAQLLQRLNRLGLLPADAALDDVLSLTVEDVLDRRLQTLVYKKGLARTIGQARQLIVHGHIEINGQIIRSPGYLVLREEEDTITYSKTSPFAKESHPERMVIEQAKQGEAS
- a CDS encoding 30S ribosomal protein S11 — its product is MSEQTQQVNLKKKEKWGVAHIYSSYNNTIIHITDLTGAETVSRWSGGMVVKADRDEPSPYAAMIAARRAAEEAMEKGFTGVHIKVRAPGGSRSKSPGPGAQAAIRALSRAGLRIGRVEDATPIPHDGTRPKGGRRGRRV
- a CDS encoding DNA-directed RNA polymerase subunit D, with amino-acid sequence MEPKFQILEKREDSIKFIVEGVDVPFANALRRTILADVPTFAVDEVEFFENDSALFDEIIAHRVGMIPLTTPVERFSLDALELDEYTVTLSLEAEGPGMVYSGDLKSSDEGVKPANPNIPIVKLAEGQRLTFNAYAKLGRGKDHAKWQPGFVYYKYLTRIHVSKEVPDWKELKELAERRGLPAEETDEELVITTIKAFYLPRKFDAYVGEKIREETVPNAFVFTVETNGELPVEEIVTIALKILMRKSDRFISELHKLAD
- a CDS encoding 50S ribosomal protein L18e: MVKRTGPTDINLRRLIRYLRKKSNEEGVKIWKDIAWRLEGPRRQRAEVNVSRINRYTKDGDTVIVPGNVLGAGKLEHKVTVAAWKFSETAKKKIVEAGGEVLTIEELIERNPKGSGVIIME
- the rplM gene encoding 50S ribosomal protein L13; the protein is MRIINAEGLILGRLASKVAKMLLEGEEVVIVNAEKAIITGNREDIFAKYKQRTGLRTRTNPRKGPFYPKRSDEIVRRTVRGMLPWKTDRGRKAFKRLKVYVGVPKEFEGRELETISEAHSSRIATPKYVTVGEVAKFLGGKF
- a CDS encoding 30S ribosomal protein S9, which encodes MKVIQTAGKRKTAIARATIREGKGRVRINHKPVEIIEPEIARFTIMEPLVLAGEEIVGKVDIDVKVEGGGFMGQAEAARVAIARALVEWTNDMNLKDKFMKYDRTMLVGDSRRTEMHKPNRSTKGPRAKRQKSYR
- a CDS encoding DNA-directed RNA polymerase subunit N, with product MIVPVRCFTCGKVIGDKYYEFKARVEKGEDPERVLDDLGIERYCCRRTLLSHVELVDSAMKYRVY
- a CDS encoding DNA-directed RNA polymerase subunit K, which produces MFKYTRFEKARIIGARALQIAMGAPILIDVPEGITPLDAAMLEFEKGIIPLTVIRPS
- the rpsB gene encoding 30S ribosomal protein S2, with product MEEYLVPLDQYLAAGVHIGTQQKTQDMKRFIYRVRQDGLYVLDVRKTDERLRVAGKFLAKFDPENILAVSVRLYGQKPVKKFGDVTGVRSIPGRFLPGTMTNPQVKNFMEPDVLIVTDPRADHQAMKEAIEIGIPIVALVDTENFLSYVDVAIPTNNKGRKALALIYWILAREILYNRKEIESREDFKVPVEDFEMRIIRT